A single region of the Ficedula albicollis isolate OC2 chromosome 11, FicAlb1.5, whole genome shotgun sequence genome encodes:
- the DDX28 gene encoding probable ATP-dependent RNA helicase DDX28 translates to PRLRWMVLDEADSLMDESFTELLEEILAHAPLAAGAPGPAGPDENRTQVVVVGATFPAGLGETLAKFTDVGRFVTLSTQSLHRLPPHVQQKFVRLKGQDKLPELLLLLKERPSSGGAVLIFCNSASTVNWLSYILDDHKIKHLRLQGQMSAAARAGIFASFQKGEVSVLVCTDLASRGLDTSSVQLVVNYDFPDTLQDYLHRAGRVGRVGSKAAGAVVSFVTHRWDVDLVRKIETAARKRTGLPGMDSLNKPSTTGG, encoded by the coding sequence cccaggctgcGCTGGATGGTGCTGGACGAGGCGGACTCGCTGATGGACGAGTCCTTCacggagctgctggaggagatcCTGGCACACGCGCCGCTGGCCGCCGGCGCTCCCGGGCCGGCCGGTCCCGACGAGAACAGGACGCAGGTGGTGGTGGTCGGAGCAACCTTCCCCGCGGGGCTCGGCGAGACGCTGGCCAAGTTCACTGACGTGGGCCGGTTCGTCACCCTCAGCACCCAGAGCCTGCACCGCCTGCCGCCTCACGTCCAGCAGAAGTTTGTCCGCCTCAAAGGCCAGGACAAGCTGcccgagctgctgctgctgctcaaggAGCGCCCGTCGTCTGGAGGGGCTGTTCTCATCTTCTGCAACAGTGCCAGCACTGTCAACTGGCTGAGCTATATCCTGGATGACCACAAAATCAAGCAcctgaggctgcaggggcagatgtcGGCAGCTGCTAGAGCTGGCATTTTTGCCTCTTTCCAGAAGGGTGAAGTGTCTGTCCTTGTGTGCACTGACCTTGCCTCGCGGGGGCTGGACACCAGCAGTGTGCAGCTAGTGGTCAACTACGACTTCCCAGACACCCTGCAGGACTACCTGCACCGTGCCGGGAGAGTCGGCCGGGTTGGCAGcaaggcagctggagctgtggttAGTTTTGTCACCCATCGGTGGGATGTGGACCTGGTACGGAAAATAGAGACTGCAGCCCGGAAAAGGACAGGTCTCCCAGGAATGGACTCCCTTAATAAACCTTCAACTACAGGAGGCTGA